The Halalkalicoccus sp. NIPERK01 region GTACGGACCGTTTTCATCGTCGGGTGTGCTCACTTCGTTCGCACACCGCTCCTCGAAAAATCTCCTCCAAAAAGCCGGACTCGCTTCGCTCGTCCGGTCCGCTACCGCCGTGGTTCTGTGGAAGAAATTGAAAACCGTAGTTCCGGACCGAAACGCACTTTTGAGCGACGGAGAGAGAACAGTACGCGCGAGGGTGGCTGAGCATGGCCAAAAGTGGCGGGCTTAAGACCCGCTCCCGTAGGGGTTCGAGGGTTCAAATCCCTTCCCTCGCATAACTGCCGCTCGTGAGTTTGTTCGCGGCAGTTCTCGAATAATGTATTAAAGTAGCCGGGGACGCACAGCGAAGCGAGCATTTCCCGCCGTAATTTAAATAGTAATAATATTCCTAGGAGTATGTCTGTTGTAGCCGTTATCAGCTATTTACCCGCTGAGTTCCAGAAGAAATTCAATTAAAAGCCCACTGAGTGTCAATAATGCACCATACCATTGGCTGACGGTACTACGTACCAGTGCCTGCATCTGATGGTCGGGACCGTCGAAAGTTTTAGTTATATGAGACTGTACTCTACCTAATCCATTTATTATATGATAAAATATAATAGCTGCTCCGGACAATGTCAACAAAGAACCATACGCCTTCCGTGAAAACCTAAGAAAACATACGAATACTATACTCAGAAATGGCGTGAGAAAATACAACCGTTTAACGAATACATCTTCAAACTCACTAATCAGATCTTCGGATATTTTTAAGGAGGTTGTGTTAACCACGACCCACTCAATTATTGTTCTGAATTTATCCATTGTATATAAAAACACAACAGTACTAATTAGTATTAATATCCCAATTCCTCCGTTGATTATGTAGTGGACCGCGAGCGCTCCGCGCTCGCGGCTTTTTGGAGGAGATTTTTCGAGGAGTGATGCCCGCAGCACGCCGGAGGCGTGCGAGGACACCCGACGATGAAAAAGGTCCGCTAGAAGAGCAGTTCGTCGTCGTTCTCGACCATGTAGAGGGTGCGCGCGGAGATATTTACCGCATGATCGCCGACGCGTTCGAGGTCCCGGATCGTCAGCAGCAGGCGCGAGACGTCCTGGAGCATCTCCTCGACCTCCTCCTCGTCGGTGCCGTCGCCGAGTTCCGTCTCGATCAGGTCCCGGACGACCACCTCGCTCGCGCGCTCACAGCGCTCGTCCAACTCGTCGTCGCGCTCCGCGATCTCGTAGCAGGCCCCGACGTCCTCCTCGGCGTAGGCGGTCAGCGCCGCCTCGATCATCTCGAGGGTCATCGCCCCGATTCCCTGGACGTCCACGTCGGGGAACAGGTCGCGGGTGGCCTGTTTGGTGTACTTCCCGAGGTTGGTCGCGAGGTCCGCGATCCGTTCGAGGTCGGTGATGATCTTGAACGAGGCGGCGATGAACCGGAGGTCGCCCGCGACCGGCTGTTGGAGCGCGATCAGGTCCGTACACTCGCGCTCGAGTTCGAGGTACATCTCGTTGACCTCGGCGTCGCGGGTGATGACCTCCTCGGCCAGCTCCTCGTCCTTGTCCTCGAGCGCCGCGAGCCCCATGCGCAGGCGTTCCTGGACCACCTCGCCCATATACAGTACGTCCTCGCGCAACTCGTCGAGCTTCTGTTGGTATTCCTTCCGAGCCATTCTTATCCGAACTTACCCGTGATGTAGTCTTCAACCCGTTGGTTCTCGGGGTTTTCGAAGATGCGGTTGGTGTCGCCGAACTCGACGAGCTCCCCACCGGTCAAGAAGACGGCGGTCTTATCCGAAATTCGTGCCGCCTGCTGCATGTTGTGCGTGACGATCACCACCGTGTAATCCCGGGCGAGTTCCTCGATCAGGTCCTCGATCTGGCTGGTCGCGACCGGGTCCAGCGCGCTCGCGGGCTCGTCCATCAGGATGACTTCGGGGTCGGGCGCGATCGCCCGCGCGATACACAACCGCTGTTGCTGGCCGCCCGAGAGGTCCAGCCCGGAGGACTCGAGTTTGTCCTTGACTTCGTCCCAGAGCGCCGCGCGTTTGAGCGCGGTCTCGATCGCCTCGTCGGTGACCGTCTCACCCTGGACCTTCAGCCCGTAGGCGACGTTCTCGCGGATGGATTTGGGGAACGGGTTGGGTTTCTGGAAGACCATGCCGATCCTCCGTCGGAGGGCGACGGGGTCGACGTCCTCGTCGTAGACGTTCTTGCCGCGAAACAGGAGTTCGCCCTCGACATGGGCGACGTCGATCAGATCGTTCATGCGGTTGATCGAGCGCAGGAACGTGGATTTGCCACAGCCGGAGGGGCCGATGATCGCCGTGACCTGTTTTTCGGGGATCTCCATCGTGGTGGGCTGGAGGGCCTGTTCGTCGCCGTAGTAGACGGCCAGATCCCGGCTCTCGACGACGGTTCGTGCCGTCGAGGAGTCCTCCCGCGTGCTCGACTGTGCCTGTGCCTCCGAGAATCCGCCGGGATCCGGACTCGCCGAGGCGGTCGTTCCGTCGCTTTCGTCCGGATCCGATGTCGTCATGTCTCGTGTCATTATGAGCGTTCCGTCTGATACTTGTTGCGGATGAGTATCGCGATCGAGTTGATCGAGAGCAGTACCACCAGCAGCGTCACGACGCCCGCCGAGACCACGCCGTACTGGAAGGCCGTGTCGGGGTAGCTCGACCAGGTGTAGATCTGCATCGGCATCGCGCTGAACTTCGCGAAGAGGCCGTCGGGTACGCCGAACACCGTCGTCGGAACGCCGATCATGATCAGCGGCGCGGTCTCGCCGATCGCCCGCCCGAGCGCGAGGATCGTCCCGGTCATGATCCCCGGTAGCGACCGGGGCAGGACGACGTTCCGGATCGTCTGGCGCTTGGTCGCGCCCATCCCGTAGGAGGCCTGCCGCAGGGAGTCCGGCACCGACCGGATCGCCTCCTGTGCGGAGATGATGACGATCGGCAGGATCAGCAGCGACACCGTGAACGCGGCGACCAGCAGGGTGCCGTACCCGAAACTGAGCAGCTGGACGAACAGCCCCAGCCCCAACAGTCCGTAGACCACCGAGGGAACCCCCGCGAGGTTCGCGATGTTGAGCTGGATGAACCGCGTCAGGCGGCCGTCCGAGGCGTACTCCTCGAGGTAGATCGCCGCGCCCACGCCGAGCGGGAACGTGACCAGCGCGATCAGCAGCATCAGGACGATCGACCCGACGAGCGCCGGGAACAGCCCCGCCTCCTCGGGGAGCGGATGGGGCGGGCTCGTGAGGAACTGCCAGTCGAGCCAGCCGACGGCGTCGACGGTGACGTACGCCAGCAACACCCCGAGCGTGACGACGCCGAACAGCGCCGCCGCCAGCGTCACGTACTTGAACACCCCGTCCTTCCACCGGCTGACCTCGCCGAAGTCGGTTCGTGTTTCGGTTTCGGCGGCCATTATCGGTACTCCTCCCGGTAGCGCGAGGCCACCCACTCGCTTATCAGGTTCATGGCGAAGGTGATGACGAACAGCGTCAATCCGACCGCGAAGAGGCTCCGGTAGGCCAGCGACTGGCCGGTCACGTCGCTCGCGCCCAACTGGACCATCGCGGCGGTCATCGTCTGGATCGAGTCGAGGAAGATCCCCGCCGGATCCGTGAGATCGACCAGCCGCGGCGTGTTGCCCGCCGCGATGGTGACCGCCATCGTCTCGCCGATCGCGCGGCTGAGCGCGAGGATGTACGAGGAGGCGATCCCCGAGACCGACGCGGGGACGACGACGCTCGTCGAGACCGTAAATCGCGTCGCGCCCAGCCCATACCCCGCCTCCCGAAGCGAGTCGGGCACCGAACTCATCGCGTCCTCGCTGATCGAGGAGACCATCGGGATGATCATGATGCCGACGATGATCGAGGCGGAAAGCGCGTTGAACGTGCTGATCGTCGGGAAGACGACGCTCAGCGCGGGCGTGACGTACACCAGCGCGAAGTAGCCATACACCACGGTCGGCACGCCCGCGAGCACCTCGATCGCGGGTTTCAGCACCGACCGGGCGCGGTCGCTCGCGTACTCCGCGAGGTAGATCGCCGTCAGCAGTCCGACCGGCAGCGCGATCGCCGCGGCGCCGAAGGTGATGACGAGCGTCCCGGTGACCAGCGGGAGCACGCCGAAGCTGACGGGCTCGTTCGCCGGGCTCCACGTCGTCCCGGTCAGGAACGCGATCGGGGAGACCTCCGCGAAGAACGTGAGCGCGTCCGAAAGCAGCGTCACGACGATGGCGAGGGTCGTGAGGATCGACAGCAACGCACAGACGAAAAAGACCGCCCGATAGGCGAACTCGCGGGTGTTCTGCCCGCTCCGCCGCGAGAGGTCGGGGGCCGTCGTGTCGCTCATCGCCGCGTCACCTCCGGCCGTGGTCGATACGCCCGGTCGGCCGTCGTCTCGAACCCGGTCATGCGACGTCCTCCAGTGCCGCGTCGAGGCGTTCTAGGTCCTCGTCGCGTTCCTCCTCGGTGATCGGGACGTACCCGACGTCGGCGACGAGGTCGGTCGCCGCCTTCTCGATGAAGTACCGGACGAACTTCTCGACGGCGGGGTTCGAGAGCGACCCCTTCGCGGCGTACGTGAACAGCGGCCGCGAGAGCGGCTGGTACTCGCCGGCCTGGGCCGTCTCGAGGCTCGGCTCGACGCAGCCCTCGCCGCCGTCGACGGCCAGCGCCTTGATCGCGTCCGGGTTCTCGCTGTAGTACGAGAAGCCGAAATACCCCATCGCGTACGGCGACCCCCGGACGCCCCGGACGATGGTCCGGTCCTTCTCGGTGCCCGCGTAGTCGTTGCGGTGGTTCGCGTCCTCGCCGATGACGGTCTCGCGGAAGTAATCGAAGGTGCCGCTGACCGTGTCGGCCCCGTAGAGGTCGAACTCCTCGTCGGGCCAGTCCTCGCGGACGTCGCTCCAGCGCTCGGCCCCGTCCGCCCGCCAGATCTGCCGGAGTTCGTCGATCGTCACGCAGTCGACCCAGTCGGCCTCCGGGTTCACGACCACGGTCAGCGCGTCCGTTCCGACGGTGAACTCGATCGGCTCGACCCCGTTGGTGCTACACTGGGTCCGTTCGTCCTCCTCGATGGGCCGGCTGGCGTTGTTGAGGTCCGTCATCCCCGGACAGAAGAAGTTCGAGAACCCGCCGCCGCTGCCGGTCTGACTGACCGAGACGTTGATGTCCGGGTTCTCCTGGACGAAGTCCGATGCGATCGCCTCCGCGATCGGGAAGACGGTGCTGCTCCCGGCGATGTTCACCTCTTCGGGCTCGTCGCTCGCCACCCGTGTGCATCCGGCGAGTCCGATCGCGCCCGACGCTCCCATCGCCGCCAAAAGATCGCGCCTAGAGACGGAGCGTGTCGGCCACCCCGATGTGTCTCTCGACATCACCGGAACGTGACCGTCTGAGGACTAAATACCCTTCTATGAGTACTATATAGAGGACAATATTCGAGCCCGCTTCGGGCTCGATCCCCAACCGAGTTCGAGGTCTCCGATGACGACCGGTCGCTCCCGACGGAGCCCCGCGTTCGACGCCGGTCCCGAGCGGCGGCGGACGTGTGCTATATATTCATAGCCAGATTTACCTTCCCCGGCGGAGACGGTCGGGTATGGACACCCGAAAGGTCCAGGTGACCGGCGGTTCGACCTTCACCGTCTCGATCCCGAAGGAGTGGGCGACGGCCAACGGCGTCGAGGCGGGGACCGAGGTCGCGTTCTACCCCGACGGCGACTCCCTGTTGCTCTCGCCGCGTGGGGGCGACGAGGTCGTCGAGGGGACCCTCGACATCGGCGACCTCCGCGGCCGGGACCTCACGCGTGCGGTCGTGACGATGTACGTCAGTGGGTTCGACGTCGTCCGCCTCGAAACGGGACAGGTCACCGCCGACCAGCGCCGTAGCGTTCGGGACGCCACGCAGGGGCTCGTCGGTTTCGAGGTCGTCGAGGAGACGGGCGAGCACGTCGTCCTCCAGGACCTGCTCGACTCGGGACAGCTCTCGGTCCACAACGCCGTCACGCGGATGCGGATGATCGCGACCACGATGCTCGCCGACGCCGTCCGCGCGCTGCTCGAGGACGACGACGAACTGGCGGCCGACGTGATCGAGCGCGACGACGACGTCGACCGCCTGTGGTTCATGGTCTCGCGGGTGTTCCGTTCGACCCTCCGGAACCCGGGAGCGGCGGCCGAGATCGGGTTGGGACGGGAGGCGTGTTTCGACTACCACTCCAGCGCCCGCCAGCTAGAGCGGATCGCCGACCACTCCACGAAGATCGCGACCATCGCGCTCGACCTCGGAGAGATCCCCGAGGACGTCGCCGGGGCGCTCGTCGAACTCCACGAGGACGCTATCGCGGTCGTCGAGCGGGCGATGGACGCCTTTCTCGAAGGGGACAGTTCGCGGGCGACCCGGCTGGCGAACCAGGCCCGCGAGGACGTCGAGGCGATCGACGAACACACCCGCAGCGCCGACGAGCGGATCAGGAACCTCGACGACGCCCACCAGGCGCAGTTCCTCGGACTCGTCGTCGACTCGCTTTCCCGGACCGCGGACTACGGCGGCAACATCGCCGAGACGGCGCTCCAGAAGGCCGCGCCGCGGCCGTAGTCCCGGTTCGGACTCGCCGGTAGCACACGGAAAACGGGCCGGGAATCGGTCGGTTACTCCTCGAGGACGGCGTTGACCTGCCCGTCCTGGCCGGGCCGGGAGGTGACGCGGGCGGTCCCCTCGGAGGTGTCGAGAAGCGCGCCCTTCGTGATGATGTTCCGGCGGACGTAGTTGGGGTTGGCGGGGTTCTCGATCACGTCCTCGATCTCGGCGCTCTTGACCTCGCCGCCGGCGGAGACGCTCGCGACGTTCGTGGCGATCGCGCGGACCTTCCGGTTGCCCCCGCGGGCGTCGACGGTCTTGAACTTCTTCTCGCCCACCTGGGTCTCGGTGGGGCCGCGCCCGAGCTGGTGTTTCTTCCGCTTCGCCATCGGGCGCAGTCGCCCGCCGGTGCGCTTTCGCGTCGAACGGCCGTGATCGTTCATGGCCGGAAGGAGTGGCGGTGGCTACTAAAAGGGATCGCATCCGAACCGTTTAGGGTTCGGCCGCGAGCACTCCCGAGCGATGAGTCTCCGGGTCGCCGTCGCCGCGCCGTTTCGGGGGGCGGGCACGCGCACGATGGAGGAGAGTCGTTTCGTCGTCTCGCTCTCGCTGGATCGGGACTGGTTCTCGCCGGACCAGGCCAAGCGCCTGATCGACGTGGCCGTGAGCGAGGGGCTGCTCTCGCGGACCGACGGGGGCCTCGAAGCCACCTTCGCCGTCGAGGACGTCGAGATTCCCGAGGAGTTCGTCCCCGATGAGGACCTCCTCGTCCGGCGCTCGCCGTTCGAGCGCGTCCTCGAACGGATCGTCGCCGGCGGCGTCGACAAGCGGACCGCCGTCGCGCGGATCAACGAACTGCAGGGGGAGCTGGGGGTCACGATCGAGGTCGCGGCGGTCGTCTTCGCCCGCCGGAAGGGGATCGACGTCTCGGCGGAGGTCCCGGCGGTCCGCGGGACGCTGAACCGGGAGGACTAATCCCGAGGCGGAGGTAGCGTCCCCATGGTCGAGGAACGGCTGACCGACGGAACGCGGATCGCCCGGTTGCTCGCCAGCGAGGTCGACGGTCGGACCGACGGCGAACTGGCGGCCCTCGCGGTGACCGAGGC contains the following coding sequences:
- the phoU gene encoding phosphate signaling complex protein PhoU, coding for MARKEYQQKLDELREDVLYMGEVVQERLRMGLAALEDKDEELAEEVITRDAEVNEMYLELERECTDLIALQQPVAGDLRFIAASFKIITDLERIADLATNLGKYTKQATRDLFPDVDVQGIGAMTLEMIEAALTAYAEEDVGACYEIAERDDELDERCERASEVVVRDLIETELGDGTDEEEVEEMLQDVSRLLLTIRDLERVGDHAVNISARTLYMVENDDELLF
- the pstB gene encoding phosphate ABC transporter ATP-binding protein PstB, with translation MTTSDPDESDGTTASASPDPGGFSEAQAQSSTREDSSTARTVVESRDLAVYYGDEQALQPTTMEIPEKQVTAIIGPSGCGKSTFLRSINRMNDLIDVAHVEGELLFRGKNVYDEDVDPVALRRRIGMVFQKPNPFPKSIRENVAYGLKVQGETVTDEAIETALKRAALWDEVKDKLESSGLDLSGGQQQRLCIARAIAPDPEVILMDEPASALDPVATSQIEDLIEELARDYTVVIVTHNMQQAARISDKTAVFLTGGELVEFGDTNRIFENPENQRVEDYITGKFG
- the pstA gene encoding phosphate ABC transporter permease PstA codes for the protein MAAETETRTDFGEVSRWKDGVFKYVTLAAALFGVVTLGVLLAYVTVDAVGWLDWQFLTSPPHPLPEEAGLFPALVGSIVLMLLIALVTFPLGVGAAIYLEEYASDGRLTRFIQLNIANLAGVPSVVYGLLGLGLFVQLLSFGYGTLLVAAFTVSLLILPIVIISAQEAIRSVPDSLRQASYGMGATKRQTIRNVVLPRSLPGIMTGTILALGRAIGETAPLIMIGVPTTVFGVPDGLFAKFSAMPMQIYTWSSYPDTAFQYGVVSAGVVTLLVVLLSINSIAILIRNKYQTERS
- the pstC gene encoding phosphate ABC transporter permease subunit PstC, with the protein product MSDTTAPDLSRRSGQNTREFAYRAVFFVCALLSILTTLAIVVTLLSDALTFFAEVSPIAFLTGTTWSPANEPVSFGVLPLVTGTLVITFGAAAIALPVGLLTAIYLAEYASDRARSVLKPAIEVLAGVPTVVYGYFALVYVTPALSVVFPTISTFNALSASIIVGIMIIPMVSSISEDAMSSVPDSLREAGYGLGATRFTVSTSVVVPASVSGIASSYILALSRAIGETMAVTIAAGNTPRLVDLTDPAGIFLDSIQTMTAAMVQLGASDVTGQSLAYRSLFAVGLTLFVITFAMNLISEWVASRYREEYR
- a CDS encoding PstS family phosphate ABC transporter substrate-binding protein, which gives rise to MSRDTSGWPTRSVSRRDLLAAMGASGAIGLAGCTRVASDEPEEVNIAGSSTVFPIAEAIASDFVQENPDINVSVSQTGSGGGFSNFFCPGMTDLNNASRPIEEDERTQCSTNGVEPIEFTVGTDALTVVVNPEADWVDCVTIDELRQIWRADGAERWSDVREDWPDEEFDLYGADTVSGTFDYFRETVIGEDANHRNDYAGTEKDRTIVRGVRGSPYAMGYFGFSYYSENPDAIKALAVDGGEGCVEPSLETAQAGEYQPLSRPLFTYAAKGSLSNPAVEKFVRYFIEKAATDLVADVGYVPITEEERDEDLERLDAALEDVA
- a CDS encoding phosphate uptake regulator PhoU → MDTRKVQVTGGSTFTVSIPKEWATANGVEAGTEVAFYPDGDSLLLSPRGGDEVVEGTLDIGDLRGRDLTRAVVTMYVSGFDVVRLETGQVTADQRRSVRDATQGLVGFEVVEETGEHVVLQDLLDSGQLSVHNAVTRMRMIATTMLADAVRALLEDDDELAADVIERDDDVDRLWFMVSRVFRSTLRNPGAAAEIGLGREACFDYHSSARQLERIADHSTKIATIALDLGEIPEDVAGALVELHEDAIAVVERAMDAFLEGDSSRATRLANQAREDVEAIDEHTRSADERIRNLDDAHQAQFLGLVVDSLSRTADYGGNIAETALQKAAPRP
- a CDS encoding 30S ribosomal protein S8e, which translates into the protein MNDHGRSTRKRTGGRLRPMAKRKKHQLGRGPTETQVGEKKFKTVDARGGNRKVRAIATNVASVSAGGEVKSAEIEDVIENPANPNYVRRNIITKGALLDTSEGTARVTSRPGQDGQVNAVLEE
- a CDS encoding DUF2240 family protein: MSLRVAVAAPFRGAGTRTMEESRFVVSLSLDRDWFSPDQAKRLIDVAVSEGLLSRTDGGLEATFAVEDVEIPEEFVPDEDLLVRRSPFERVLERIVAGGVDKRTAVARINELQGELGVTIEVAAVVFARRKGIDVSAEVPAVRGTLNRED